Proteins encoded within one genomic window of Bombina bombina isolate aBomBom1 chromosome 1, aBomBom1.pri, whole genome shotgun sequence:
- the LOC128662330 gene encoding uncharacterized protein LOC128662330 → MEKCSFHKTTIKFLGYIISPDGIQMDPEKLSAIRDWSTPTSIKSLQRFLGFTNFYRKFINHFSSVVQPLIRLTGKQKFIWDKESNQAFHHLKELFSTAPILHLPDPELPYTLEVDASNVGNWRNLIPT, encoded by the coding sequence atggaaaaatgtAGCTTCCATAAAACTACCATTAAATTCCTCGGCTACATTATATCCCCTGATGGgattcaaatggatcctgaaaaactcTCTGCAATTCGTGATTGGTCAACTCCCACTTCCATTAAATCACTACAAAGATTTTTGGGATTCaccaacttttatagaaaatttataaaccaCTTTTCTTCTGTAGTTCAACCATTAATTCGTTTAACAGGAAAACAGAAATTCATATGGGATAAAGAATCAAATCAAGCTTTTCATCACCTTAAAGAATTATTTTCAACAGCCCCAATCTTACACCTTCCAGATCCGGAATTACCATATACTCTTGAGGTTGACGCTTCCAACGTAGGAAATTGGCGCAATCTTATCCCAACCTGA